TGGTTGGAGGGTAATTGTAGCTCTTGAAATAAAGCTCTTGCTTCAGTTTGAATAAATTCAGTTCAGAAGAGGAACAAGTTGAACCAGTGTTTCTTCTGCTTTGAATATGAGCTGTGTGGGTTGATTGCTATCCAAGCTGATTGTTGTGTTGTGGATGCGGGCATGGCGTCCCTTGTTGGTCACCACACCCACCAGATCTGCGCTTTCACAGACTGAGACAAGGTGATCGCTTTGCTTGGCATCGCCGTTCAGGTTTACAGCGATCTCTCCAAGATCTCCACGTTTGCATCGGCGTAGTTCACTGAGGGAAAGGCGAATGAGACCACCGTTGTTGGTTCCGATCAGCACTTCTCCACTGTTGATTGATTTAGAGCAGGTGCTATCGGCGGGTTGGCTGACTGCTCCCACTAGGTTTTCTCCGGGCAGCATGCGCATGGTCATTGGCCCCTGAGCCAATTTGCCCATCAAGGGCAGGCATTGCTCTTCAACTGGCAGGCAAAGAATGCGACCGATGTCACTCACAAGAGCGACCGTTCCACCTTCTTCGCAAATCACTGCTGAAAGCAGTGAGACGCCTTCCTTCAGCTTCAAGATGGTGGCGGCGCGACCCGAAAGCTCCTGAATCTCATCCAATGGAAGTCGTTTGAGGCGTCCGTCCGTGGTCAGCAGACCGAGAGACATGCGGCTGTTGCTGTTTTTGTCATCGACAGCGGGAAGTCGAAGCAGGGTGATGACCTTTTCGCCTTCTAATGCGGTCGGCAGGAAGCGCTCCAACCCGCCAGGTTGCTGGCCAGCAAACTCCCAACGCACCAGTGCGATGCGACCACTGGCGGTGAGTGCCAGCAGTCGTGGTGCAGGGTTGATCGGCAGGATTAGTCGCGCAGGAGAGGGTTCGTCACCCAGACCGACTGCTTCATTCAGATGTAATCGGCCGAGCAGCTGGGGGCTCACCACCTTCACCTGACCGTCGGTTTGGATCAGGATCCGCGATTCAGGTGGTAGAGCATCGAGCGCCTGACGGCGTTGCAGTTCTGCATTGGGTCGCTGGCTTGCAGCTCGTTCTGCCAGCAGGTGATCGCCTCCTTCCACCAGTCGAGTGCGGCGTGGGGTGGCAAAACGTTTTTTCAGTTGGCGGAGTTCCTGAACCAGGGCATCTAGCAGCTGTTCGCGATTGTCCAGCAACAGCCTCAGTCTTTGCCGTTCAGCTCGCAGTTCATCAGCTTCCTGGCGCAGGCTCTGCTGCTCTAGGCCAGTGAGCCGCCGCAATGGCATGGCCAGAACCGCATCAGCCTGCCGCTCGCTCAGATCCAGCTGCACCATCAGGCTCGCTCGGGCTGTTGATGCGTCGCGCGCCTCTTGAATCATGGCGATGACTTTCTGCAGGGAAGCCAGGGCCGTGATCAGACCTTCCACCACCTCGAGCCGGTCTTCCGTTTTGCGCAGGGCATGGCTGGTCCGGCGAATCAGGGTTAGCTCCCGATACTCCAGGAAGGTCTGCAACATTCGACGCAGCGACAGTTGCCGAGGTTGACCGTCAACCAGGGCCAGAAGGATGGCTCCGAAATTGCTCTGCAGAGACGTTCTTCGCTGTAAGTCCTTCAGAACGGTTTCTGTATCGGCGTCTCGCCTCAGTTCCACCACAATCCGCATCCCTTCGCGGTCGCTTTCATCGCGAATGTCGGCAATGCCACCGATCTTTCCGTCGTTGACTTGTTCAGCAAGCTTTTCGATCCAGCCAGCCTTGCTCAATTGATAAGGCAGCTCAGTGACAATCACCGCATTGCGCTTGTGTTTGCCCTTTCCAGGCTGTACCTCTTCGATATGGGTGACGCCCAGCATCGGAATGCTGCCGCGACCGCGGAGATAGGTGTCACGAATTCCGCTGCCCAGCAGCACTTCACCGCCTGTAGGGAAATCTGGCCCTGGGATCAGAGCTAGTAACTTCTCATCGCTTAGATCAGGTTTTCTCACCAGCGCCACCAAGCCATCCACCACTTCACCGAGGTTGTGGGGGGGGATGCTGGTGGCCATGCCGACCGCAATGCCGGCGCAGCCGTTCAGAAGCAGAAACGGCAGCTGTGCTGGCAGAACCGTCGGTTCCTGCTGGGATCCATCGAAGTTGGCAGCGAAATCGACTGTGTCGTCGCCGATCTCATCCAGCAGTGCCTCATGGGCGATCGGTGCCAGCCGCGTTTCGGTGTAACGCATTGCAGCAGGTGGGTCATCGTCCACGGAACCGAAGTTGCCGTGGCCGTCCAGCAGCGGGTGGCGGCTTGAAAAGGTCTGGACTTGCCGAACAAGGGCGTCGTAAACCGCCTGATCGCCGTGAGGGTGGTACTTACCGAGAACGTCTCCAACAACGCGGGCGCATTTGCGATAGGGGCGATCAGGGGTCAGCCCAAGTTCGTGCATCGCGTAGAGGATGCGTCTCTGAACCGGTTTGAGACCGTCGCGGACATCAGGCAAAGCCCGACCCACGATCACGCTCATCGCGTACTCGAGATAGGAGCGCTGCATCTCGTGATGCAGGGCGATCGGTTGAACGCGCTCCTCGGCCATCCGCTCCGGAATCTAGAAAGCAGAAGGCGTTAAGCCTACAGATCTTCCTCCTGAATCACTCAGCTGATTTGGGATCGGCATTGGCTTCAGCACGTTCGACGGTTCCTCTGAGGCTGGGTGTCGTCAGCAGAACGTCAGTCGCCTGGCGAAGTTTCGAGCCCCAGAGTTGATTCTGCTGATGGCCTGGAAGCACATAATTAGGATCTTCAGCGAGCGCTTTGCTAGCCAGTTCAATCGATTCAGCGTCGCCCGGAGTCTGTTGATTGAGTGCAGCGGCCAGAGCCAGCATCGGTTCAGGATTGCGTTTGATCGCCAGCACCGAGCGCCAGCGTTTGATGGCTTCGGCTATGTCGCCCATCTCGAACAGCACAAGAGCCTGGTTATTCAGAGCTTCCCAGAAGCTGGGTTTGATCGTTGTGGCCCGTTCAAAAGCCTTCAAAGCTTTCTTCAGGTCCGACTGCATGACGCGGGCATTGCCGAGATCAAAGTAGGCACCGGCATTTTTAGGGTCCAGTCGCAGGCCCTCATTGAGCAGGGAGATGGCGTCATCTGGACGCTCGTCCCGCAGTGCAATGGACGCTTCTGCAAACCAGAGTCCGGCTTTCCCCGGTTTCAGTGCTTTGGCCTTGGCCAATGATTCAGCGGCCTCTTTGAGCTGATCACTGCGCAACTGGGCTTCGGCCAGAACGGACCACAGTCGTTCGTCATTGGGCTGGAGTCTGACGGCCAGTGCAGCGAGGCTTGCGGCTTCCTCAGGTTGACCCAGGCGCAGCAACTGTGCAGCTGTACGGCCGATGCCGACGCCGGCACCTTCCAGTTCCTGGGCACTGGGTGTATACACATAGGGAGTGAGAGCCCTGACCGGTGCAGCACTGAGAGCACCGATGGTTCCGGTCAGCATCGTGATCATCAGAGCCTGATGCCAGCTCCGTCCTCTACGAGCTTGAACTCCCATCTCTGAACCAAGAATCAGTCCACACTAGGGGGGTTATCAGGTCTCGCTGCAGCGGCATTGCGTCTCCACATCCATGGTTTGATGCGGCGTAGAGCTGATCCCCGCAGCCGCTCATCCCAATCCTGATCCGTCCAGGTCTGGACCTGCTCGGCCTTGAGGTCCAATAGCCAGGATCTTGGTTGCACATCAGGATCATCGCTGGATGGAATCACGCCCTGGTTGAAAGGGCAGACGTCCTGGCAGATGTCACATCCGGCGACCCAGGGGCCCATGGCTTCGGCGATGGCTGCGGGCAGTTCCGGATTGCGGTTTTCCAGGGTGTGAAAAGCGATGCAGCGCCGCGCATCCACTACAAAAGGTTCCGTGATCGCACTGGTTGGGCAGGCGTCGATACAGGCGCGGCATTGCCCGCATCGTGCTTTGGCTGGTTGATCGGCCTGGAGTTGTTCCGTGGTGATGAGATGACCGATCACCATCCATGAGCCCCTTCTGGCGTGGATCACGTTGCTGTGTTTGCCGATCCAGCCAAGCCCTGCCTCTTCCGCCCAGGCTTTGTCGAGAAGTGGTTCAGCATCCACGCAGACGCGCCAGCGACACTGAGGTCGGATTGTTTCCAGCCAGCGGCCGACCCGTCGAAGGCGCTGATTCACGACCCTGTGGTAATCCCTTCCCCAGGCGTAGCGGGCGACCGCCAGACGGTCTGGAGGCCGCTCTGCAGCGACGTGATAATTCAAGCCCACCGCCAGGATGCTTTGAGCTCCTTCCAGCAGGCTTGCTGCTGAAAGGCGACGTGGTGCCGCCATCCATTTCATGTCTGCTTGGTGGCCCGCCTCCAACCAGCGCTGCAATGCAGCAGTCCGCAGTTGTAATCGTTGGCTGCCTGGCAACAAGGCGATGCCAACTGGGTCGAATCCCTCTTCCTTGGCCCGTTGCTTGAGGGCCAGGCTCAGCTCTGCAACGTTGGCTGGAACATTCAAAAATCCGACCTTAAAGTTGGACACCCTTTTGGCATCGTGCCGTGTCAGCTCCCTCCCAAGACTCTTCTTTGCGTGCCGCGCCCTTATTGCGCTGGTTGGGAATCACGTTGGTGCTTCTGCTCGCTTTGCAGATCGGAGTGGTGCTCAGTGCTGCGGATTGGAGCAATGGGGTATTTCAGCAACTCTTGATCGAACGCCTCGTAAGCCAGGCGCCGATGGGTTTCGTCGGTTTGCTGTTGATGCTGATTGGGTCTCGCCTGGATCACCCGCAGCAGCTCCGTACACCGATCCGCTGGGTCGTCTGCATTGTTTCCGCAGTTCTGGCTGTGCTCATGATTGCGGTGATTATCCCCGGAATTTCAGGGAATCAATCCTTGATGGGGGAGGCCGATCAGGCCCTTGAGCAAAGCCGCAATCAGCTGGCGATGGCCGAAAGGGAATCGGCTAAACCGGGAACTGCAAAAGTTTTCGGAGAGCAATTAGCTCAGGCTGGTCGGCTTCCTGCTGATGCCACCGAAGAGGACAAGATCCAGGCAGCTCAGGAGTATTTCGAGAACCAGTTGACCCAGATGCGCGAGCAGATCCAGCAGGCTGAACGCCAACGTGAACTGACGATCAATCAGCGTTTCTTCGGTGGCACCATCAGTGCTGCCGTCCTGGCTGTGGCACTGGTTTTGCTCGCTCTCGGCGCTGTCCTCTAGTCGCTGGTTAAGTTGGTGGGACTCGTTGGCTCCTGGCCCCCGGCGTTCCTTGGTTCAGTCCAATTCAAGACCTGACCTGTCGCTTAGCGCCAGGCTTCAGAATGATCTCAAGAACGATCTAATTGCGGGTCTTCTGGTGGTCATTCCGCTTGCCACCACCATCTGGCTTTCCACGGTTGTCAGCAAATTTGTGCTGGCGTTCGTTACATCGATTCCGAAACAGTTCAATCCATTCATCAACCTCAATCCCCTGCTTCAGGATTTGATCAATCTGGCGCTCGGGCTGACGGTTCCCTTAATGGGAATTCTCTTGATCGGTTTGATGGCGCGAAACATCGTTGGTCGATGGCTGTTGGAATTCGGTGAGGGAACTCTGCAGCGCATTCCTCTAGCCGGTTCTGTTTACAAAACGCTCAAACAGCTGCTGGAAACGTTTCTTCGCGATAACTCCCGCCGTTTTCGACGCGTTGTGCTGGTGGAGTACCCGCGCGAGGGTCTTTACAGCGTCGGTTTTGTGACCGGCCAAGTTGGGCCGTCTCTTCAGTCAGATCTCGGTCAGAACCTTTTGAGTGTGTTTATCCCTACGGCACCCAACCCCACCACAGGTTGGTACACCCTTGTTCCAGAGGGCTCCGTTAAAGAACTCGATATTTCTGTTGAGGATGCGTTCCGAACCATCATCTCCGCCGGCATTGTGAATCCGGACGAACGCGAAGCTCCGGTAAATCGCAGTTTTTCCAGTCTGATCGCTCAGCTCAGAGCATCTGTGGCACCCTCATCGTCATGAGTCGTTCGCTCGATACATCCCGCCGCTTATGCAAACCCGAACTCTCTCCCGTGAGCTTGCACTGTTTGTGCTCGGTCAGTGCGCTGAACGAGAGCGTTCCTCAGCGGCCCAGGACAATCTTGAGACACTGCTTCAGAAAGCGCTCGATAGCCTGATGCAGCACTGGCGCGAGGTCCTTGACCATTGCGCTGGTGATCTGGACAAGGCTCAGCAGTCTCTGCTCGATAGCGAGTTGCAGGACGGTAATGCCTCCACCGATATGGCCTCTGTTCGGACCCATCTGCGGGACACGCTCACTGGGGCTGAACAGGTGCTCAATGGTCTCTCGGCCAGTCTCGAATTGCCTCGTCTTCTGGCGCTTGCTGATCAGGAACAGGTTCGTCAGGAAGCCATGCGTCGAATCCAGTTGGTTCTGAAGTCTCGTCAGGACATCGACGCTCAACTGGATGGCGTTATGGAAGGTTGGAGACTCAGCCGGCTGCCTCGCATTGATCGCGACATCCTGCGCTTGGCAGTGGTCGATCTGCGTTCCATGAACACCCCAGCTTCCGTGGCCTGCAGTGAAGCTGTTGAGTTGGCTAACCGCTACAGCGATGAACAGGGTCGTCGCATGATCAATGGAGTTCTGCGGCGTCTTCAGAACGCCACCTCTTAGGCGCTGCTTTTATTCGAATGGTTTACGACTGGTTCAATCGAAGCCCGGAGTCTCCCCAGCCTTCCGAGCCGTCACCGAAGCCTGAGCAGGCTGTTGATCCTGCAATCGCCCCGGACAGCTCCGGGGAGATCGCATCGATCGAAGAATCCGTGCAGGAGTCATCGGAGCAGTCCGCCGAGGCTTCCGCTGAGGATGACCCGCTCGAGTGGGCACGGCAGGCCTATGCGCGACTGAAAGCGCAAAAGGAGCTTGACAAGACCACGCAGTCAGCAGCGCCGGAATCGTCGATTAGTGCTGAGCCGGTTGCAGTGGCTTCCGAGCCACCTGCGCCCGAATCTGCGGTTCCAGCTCCGCAACCCGACTCACAACAGACCTCTGCATCCCAACAGCCTTCTGCATCCCAACAGCCTTCTGCATCTCAACAGCCTTCTGCATCTCAACAGCCTTCTGCATCTCAACAGCCTTCTGCACCTGGACTGTCCCTGCTGGAGCAGGCTGCGGCGCAGCGCCAGGAACGACAGCAGCAGCTGGAGCAGGTTTCACCCCCTGTTGCTGCTGAGTCAGTAACGGCGACGCCAGTCCGGCCTCAGGAGACGGCTGATCAGTCTGACGAGCCAAGTCTTGGCGAGTTCGATGAAACCTTCACCTGGTCAGCAGAGGTCCTTGCCGCCCAGGGTCTTCGGGCTGATCAGATCACCCTTGAAGAGATCGATTGGCTCGGCCGTCTGCGTCAGGGGCTTGAAAAGACCCGTCAAGGCTTTGTCACAGGTCTGCTGGAAAACCTCGGCGATGACCCACTGACCCCGGAGGTGCTTGACGACCTCGAGTCGCTGCTTCTGAGGGCAGATGCAGGAGTTCAGGCCACAGACCAAGTGCTCGATGCTTTGCGAACGCGCATGAATGAACAGGTTGTGGATCCCACCGAGGGCATCCGCTTCCTCAAGGAACAGTTGCGTGATCTGCTCGACAAGCCCACGCGTGACAGCGGTGTGAAGTTGCTTGCTCCTCAGCGTGATCAGCTCAATGTCTGGCTGATGGTCGGTGTGAACGGCGTCGGCAAGACCACAACCCTTGGCAAACTCGCGAATCTCGCGGTTCGAAGTGGTTATTCGGCGCTGATCGCCGCAGCCGACACCTTCAGGGCCGCGGCCGTTCAGCAGGTGCAGGTCTGGGGAGACCGCAGTGATGTGGCGGTGATTTCGAACCCTTCATCGAATGCTGACCCAGCGGCAGTGGTCTTCGATGCCATCGGAGCAGCCCGAGCCAAGGGCACTGATCTTGTGTTGGTTGACACGGCCGGTCGCCTTCAGACGAAGCACAACTTGATGGAGGAATTGGAGAAGATTCGTCGCGTCGTGGATCGTCTGGCTCCTGAAGCTCATGTGGAATCCCTGCTCGTTCTCGATGCCAGTCAGGGTCAGAATGGCCTCAAGCAGGCGATGGCCTTTGCCAAAACTGTTGGACTCACCGGTGTGGTGATCACCAAGCTCGATGGAACGGCCCGAGGTGGAGTGGCTCTGGCTGTGGCCTCCGAGGCCGGGCTGCCGATCCGCTTTATCGGTGCCGGTGAGGGAATCCGGGATCTGCGGCCGTTCAACAGTTTCGAGTTTGTTGAAGCACTGCTGGCTGGTCGCTGAAGGTTGTCCTCAAGGCGGATCTGAAGCAATCAGCTTTCTCCGTTCAGAGTTGCTACCTTGCGGTTCCTGCCAGGGGCTGCCGTGAGCAGCAATTCATCACGGCGCCATCCGGCCTCTTCGCTTCGCTCAGGGCCTTCGTCCCTGACGGCGACAACGTCGCTGCGACAGTTGCTCGACAGTCTTTCCAAGGAACAGCGTGCCAATCAGGAGCTGCTGGTTTCGATCGGTTTTGCGCTGCGCAGTTTCACCAACCTCAATCGTTTCCTTGAGCTTGTGCCGGTTGTGGCTTCTCGTCTGGTGGGAGTCGATGGGGCACTGCTCATCCCTTTTCAGGCTGACGGACGTCTGTGGACAGATCAGTTGCAGCTGCTGTCGGTTTTGCGTTCGGAGACGTTGTTGCAGGCGGTGATCAACCATGAGCCTGGACGTTCGGCCGGCTTTGGTTCTGATGATGCCCTCGTGCTTGGCCTGGATCGACTGGTGCAAAGTCACCTCGGATCGGCCGGCGTGTTCGCAACCTCTCTGGTGGCCAGAGGTCGTCAGCGCGGACGCCTCTATGTGTTCAACACGACCGGCCCGCTGGTCTGGAGCGATGCCCATCGCCGAAATGTGCAGCTGGTGGCTGATCTCACCGGTGTTGCGATCGAAAACGATCAGATGCTCCAAGAGGCCCGGCTGCATGAGCGCATGGATCGCCAGCTCAGCATCGGTGCCGAGATTCAGGCCCAGTTGCTGCCGGATCATTGTCCGGTGATTGAGGGTGTCGAACTGGCGGCTCGTTGCCGTCCGGCTTTTCAGGTGGGTGGTGACTACTACGACTTCATCCCCACACGTCCAGAGTTGATTGGTCGTCGGCGAGAGCGTGGTCGCTGGTCGCTGGTGATGGGCGATGTGATGGGTAAGGGCGTTCCAGCCGGTCTGCTGATGACCATGCTGCGTGGCATGTTGCGTGCGGAAGTGCTGAGCGGATTACCGCCTGACCGCATCCTTCATGACCTCAACCAGCTCGCGCTTGAGGATCTGTCCCAGTCGCATCGCTTTGTGACGCTGTTTTATTCGGATTTTGATCCGAGAACGCGTCGACTTCGCTTTGCTAATGCTGCGCATAATCCGCCTTTGATCTGGCGGGCTCAGCAACGCTGCATCAGTCGTTTGGATGCACCGGGTTTGTTGATCGGTCTGCAGCCCGAGGCGGAATATGGAAGTGGTTCCACGGTTCTCGAACCCGGCGACGTGCTGCTGTACTACACCGA
Above is a window of Synechococcus sp. BIOS-U3-1 DNA encoding:
- a CDS encoding tetratricopeptide repeat protein is translated as MITMLTGTIGALSAAPVRALTPYVYTPSAQELEGAGVGIGRTAAQLLRLGQPEEAASLAALAVRLQPNDERLWSVLAEAQLRSDQLKEAAESLAKAKALKPGKAGLWFAEASIALRDERPDDAISLLNEGLRLDPKNAGAYFDLGNARVMQSDLKKALKAFERATTIKPSFWEALNNQALVLFEMGDIAEAIKRWRSVLAIKRNPEPMLALAAALNQQTPGDAESIELASKALAEDPNYVLPGHQQNQLWGSKLRQATDVLLTTPSLRGTVERAEANADPKSAE
- a CDS encoding DNA gyrase/topoisomerase IV subunit A — protein: MAEERVQPIALHHEMQRSYLEYAMSVIVGRALPDVRDGLKPVQRRILYAMHELGLTPDRPYRKCARVVGDVLGKYHPHGDQAVYDALVRQVQTFSSRHPLLDGHGNFGSVDDDPPAAMRYTETRLAPIAHEALLDEIGDDTVDFAANFDGSQQEPTVLPAQLPFLLLNGCAGIAVGMATSIPPHNLGEVVDGLVALVRKPDLSDEKLLALIPGPDFPTGGEVLLGSGIRDTYLRGRGSIPMLGVTHIEEVQPGKGKHKRNAVIVTELPYQLSKAGWIEKLAEQVNDGKIGGIADIRDESDREGMRIVVELRRDADTETVLKDLQRRTSLQSNFGAILLALVDGQPRQLSLRRMLQTFLEYRELTLIRRTSHALRKTEDRLEVVEGLITALASLQKVIAMIQEARDASTARASLMVQLDLSERQADAVLAMPLRRLTGLEQQSLRQEADELRAERQRLRLLLDNREQLLDALVQELRQLKKRFATPRRTRLVEGGDHLLAERAASQRPNAELQRRQALDALPPESRILIQTDGQVKVVSPQLLGRLHLNEAVGLGDEPSPARLILPINPAPRLLALTASGRIALVRWEFAGQQPGGLERFLPTALEGEKVITLLRLPAVDDKNSNSRMSLGLLTTDGRLKRLPLDEIQELSGRAATILKLKEGVSLLSAVICEEGGTVALVSDIGRILCLPVEEQCLPLMGKLAQGPMTMRMLPGENLVGAVSQPADSTCSKSINSGEVLIGTNNGGLIRLSLSELRRCKRGDLGEIAVNLNGDAKQSDHLVSVCESADLVGVVTNKGRHARIHNTTISLDSNQPTQLIFKAEETLVQLVPLLN
- the queG gene encoding tRNA epoxyqueuosine(34) reductase QueG; the protein is MNVPANVAELSLALKQRAKEEGFDPVGIALLPGSQRLQLRTAALQRWLEAGHQADMKWMAAPRRLSAASLLEGAQSILAVGLNYHVAAERPPDRLAVARYAWGRDYHRVVNQRLRRVGRWLETIRPQCRWRVCVDAEPLLDKAWAEEAGLGWIGKHSNVIHARRGSWMVIGHLITTEQLQADQPAKARCGQCRACIDACPTSAITEPFVVDARRCIAFHTLENRNPELPAAIAEAMGPWVAGCDICQDVCPFNQGVIPSSDDPDVQPRSWLLDLKAEQVQTWTDQDWDERLRGSALRRIKPWMWRRNAAAARPDNPPSVD
- a CDS encoding HpsJ family protein: MSAPSQDSSLRAAPLLRWLGITLVLLLALQIGVVLSAADWSNGVFQQLLIERLVSQAPMGFVGLLLMLIGSRLDHPQQLRTPIRWVVCIVSAVLAVLMIAVIIPGISGNQSLMGEADQALEQSRNQLAMAERESAKPGTAKVFGEQLAQAGRLPADATEEDKIQAAQEYFENQLTQMREQIQQAERQRELTINQRFFGGTISAAVLAVALVLLALGAVL
- a CDS encoding DUF502 domain-containing protein, with the protein product MVQSNSRPDLSLSARLQNDLKNDLIAGLLVVIPLATTIWLSTVVSKFVLAFVTSIPKQFNPFINLNPLLQDLINLALGLTVPLMGILLIGLMARNIVGRWLLEFGEGTLQRIPLAGSVYKTLKQLLETFLRDNSRRFRRVVLVEYPREGLYSVGFVTGQVGPSLQSDLGQNLLSVFIPTAPNPTTGWYTLVPEGSVKELDISVEDAFRTIISAGIVNPDEREAPVNRSFSSLIAQLRASVAPSSS
- the ftsY gene encoding signal recognition particle-docking protein FtsY, producing MVYDWFNRSPESPQPSEPSPKPEQAVDPAIAPDSSGEIASIEESVQESSEQSAEASAEDDPLEWARQAYARLKAQKELDKTTQSAAPESSISAEPVAVASEPPAPESAVPAPQPDSQQTSASQQPSASQQPSASQQPSASQQPSASQQPSAPGLSLLEQAAAQRQERQQQLEQVSPPVAAESVTATPVRPQETADQSDEPSLGEFDETFTWSAEVLAAQGLRADQITLEEIDWLGRLRQGLEKTRQGFVTGLLENLGDDPLTPEVLDDLESLLLRADAGVQATDQVLDALRTRMNEQVVDPTEGIRFLKEQLRDLLDKPTRDSGVKLLAPQRDQLNVWLMVGVNGVGKTTTLGKLANLAVRSGYSALIAAADTFRAAAVQQVQVWGDRSDVAVISNPSSNADPAAVVFDAIGAARAKGTDLVLVDTAGRLQTKHNLMEELEKIRRVVDRLAPEAHVESLLVLDASQGQNGLKQAMAFAKTVGLTGVVITKLDGTARGGVALAVASEAGLPIRFIGAGEGIRDLRPFNSFEFVEALLAGR
- a CDS encoding PP2C family protein-serine/threonine phosphatase, translated to MSSNSSRRHPASSLRSGPSSLTATTSLRQLLDSLSKEQRANQELLVSIGFALRSFTNLNRFLELVPVVASRLVGVDGALLIPFQADGRLWTDQLQLLSVLRSETLLQAVINHEPGRSAGFGSDDALVLGLDRLVQSHLGSAGVFATSLVARGRQRGRLYVFNTTGPLVWSDAHRRNVQLVADLTGVAIENDQMLQEARLHERMDRQLSIGAEIQAQLLPDHCPVIEGVELAARCRPAFQVGGDYYDFIPTRPELIGRRRERGRWSLVMGDVMGKGVPAGLLMTMLRGMLRAEVLSGLPPDRILHDLNQLALEDLSQSHRFVTLFYSDFDPRTRRLRFANAAHNPPLIWRAQQRCISRLDAPGLLIGLQPEAEYGSGSTVLEPGDVLLYYTDGVTEAPGLTGDRFDEARLIRNLETACRSGTGSQGILDQLFSRLDRFVGADRQLEDDASMVVLKVREEVMLPSVPRSPA
- the nusB gene encoding transcription antitermination factor NusB, with the translated sequence MQTRTLSRELALFVLGQCAERERSSAAQDNLETLLQKALDSLMQHWREVLDHCAGDLDKAQQSLLDSELQDGNASTDMASVRTHLRDTLTGAEQVLNGLSASLELPRLLALADQEQVRQEAMRRIQLVLKSRQDIDAQLDGVMEGWRLSRLPRIDRDILRLAVVDLRSMNTPASVACSEAVELANRYSDEQGRRMINGVLRRLQNATS